The Mycolicibacterium cosmeticum DNA window CGTCGTCAACATGTTCATCCAGGACAGCTATGTCGACAACATCAGGACCAAGGACCTGGTCGACCTGGGCCAGTCCATCCAGGGCGTGAACGCCGGGCGCATCAGCTTCATCACCGTGCCCACCACCGGCGTGACGGACGCCGACGGTAACGAGCCACCCCGAACCGACGACGTGCACGCCCTGTTCGACGCGATCATCAACGACGACCCGCTGCCCGAGGAACGCAATCCGGACAACACGCCCGTGCCGCAGACCCCGGAGATGCCGGTGGGTCCGGCGGCGGTCGACGCCGAACTCGTCGACGCGGTGGCCACCGATCCCGGTTCGGTGACCGTGCGGGTGTCGAACTCCACCGGCGAGAACGGCCTGGCCGCCGACGCCGCCGCGGCGCTGCAGCAGCATGGCTTCAACGTCGACACCCCCGACGACTACCCCGGTCCGCTGGACGCGACGACGGTGTTCTTCGCGCCGGGCAACGAGCAGGCCGCCGCCACCGTGGCATCGTCGTTCGCCAACGCGACCATCGAGCGGGCCACCGGGCTGGGCGATGTGGTGCGGGTGGTGCTGGGCTCGGACTACCGCGCCGTCGCCCCGCCGTCGCCGAGCGGATCGGCGGTGAAGGTGCACCTGGTGCAGGGCACCGCGGCCGAGCCGACGCACCTGCCCGAGGACCTGACCGTCACCAACGCGGCCGACACCACCTGCGAATAGCCGCTGAGCGAAAGCCTCCGGCATTCATCGTTCGTTCACCTGCACCATCGTGACGATCCCGGCTCGCAACCGTAGGCTTTAACCCATGCGTACCGCGTACCACGAGCAGCTGGACGGCCTCAACGATCGACTCGGCGAGATGTGCGGCCTGGCAGGTCAGGCCATGGAGCGCGCCACTCAGGCCCTGCTGCAAGCCGATCTGGTGTTGGCCGAGCAGGTCATCACCGATCACGAGCGCATCACCGAGGTCAGCAAGCTGGCCGAGGAGGAGGCTTTCGTCATCCTGGCGCTGCAGGCGCCGGTGGCCGGTGACTTGCGGGCGATCGTCAGTTCCATCCAGATCGTCGCCGATGTCGACCGGATGGGCGCGCTGGCCCTGCACGTCGCCAAGATCGCCCGCCGTCGGCACCCGCAGCACGCGCTGCCCGAAGAGGTGAACGGATACTTCGCCGAAATGGGGCGTGTCGCAGTCGAATTGGGCAACAGCGCGCAGGAGGTACTGCGCACACTGGATCCGCAGAAGGCCGCTCAGATCCGCGAAGAAGACGATGCGATGGACGATCTGCATCGCCACCTGTTCTCGGTCCTGATGGACAAGGAGTGGAAGCACGGCGTCACCGCGGCGGTCGACGTGACGCTGCTGAGCCGGTTCTACGAGCGCTTCGCCGACCACGCGGTCGAGGTGGCCCGCCGGGTGATCTTCCAGGTCACCGGTCAGCTGCCCGAGGACGACGACCTCGCCGCACGCTGAGGGCCGTCGCTACCCCCGGGGGGTCATTCCCCGTCGCTGCGCTCGCCCCGGCCATTCCCCGTCGCTGCGCTCGCCCCCTGGAACGATCCGCACCCCGTCCTTGCGTGCGGCCAACAGGTCGCGCAGCACTTTCTCCAGCACCTGCAGGTCCGCATTGCTGTAGCGCTGCAGGAATTCCCGAACGCCGCGGTCCATTTCGTCGTGCAGTTCGGCGTGCGCCGCGGTCAGCAGCTTTCCGTCGACGGTGAGCCCCAGCTGGATCTCCTTGCGGTTTCCCGGAACCGGTGAGCGCTGCACCAGACCGGCGTCCACCAGGCGCTGCACGTGTTTGGACACCGTGCCCTTGAGCTGACCCGACCGGGCGGCCAGCCCGACCAGGCTGGACGGCTCGTCGGCGATGGCGGCGAGCAGGTGCATCGACAACGTGGGCAGCCCGCGGATGACGGGCTCCAACCGCTTGGGGCAGCGCTGCACCATGAAATCGCGTTCCGGGTCACCATCCTCGCCGGTGTCGAACTTGTCCCCGACCGCGCCGACCAGCGTGTTGACCGCGTCGATCAAGGCCGACTTGGTTTTCATGGAAACCATATTGCCATCCGCGGCGCGTCGCCGTACATTGTTTCCATAGAAACGATTTCTATGGAAACAGGAGTTCGGATGAAAGCCGCCGTCGTCACCGAATGGGGCCAGGTGCCCGTCTACACCGAGTTCGCCGAGCCCGAAGCCGGCGACGGGACGGTCGTCGCGGCCGTCGAGGCCTCGGCGCTGACCAACCTCACCCGCGGCATCGTCTCGGGACAGCACTACGCCAGCAAGGAGATTCAGTTACCGGCGATTCCCGGGGTGGACGGCGTGGTCCGGCTCCCCGACGGTCGCCGGGTCTATGCCAGCGTGATCGGAGCGCACGGATTGATGGCCGAGCGCGCCGCGATCAACGCCGAGGGCACCTTCGAGGTGCCCGACGGCGTCGACTCCGTCACCGCCGCAGCCGTTCCCAACCCCGGGATGTCGGCGTGGATGGCACTGCAGCACGGCGCCGCACTGCAGCCGGGCCAGCATGTGCTGGTGCTCGGCGCCACCGGTGTCACCGGTGCGACCGCCGTCCAGGTGGCCAAGTCGCTGTTCGGCGCGGGCCGGGTGGTGGTGGCCGGCCGCGACACCGCTCGCCTGGACTGGTTGGGCACCGTCGGCGCCGACGAGGCCATCGCCATGCGCGAAGAAGACCTCGCCGCCCGCGTGGCCGCCCTGCACACCGAGCGGCCGTTCGACGCCGTGCTGGACTACCTGTGGGGCGAACCGGCGGCCACCGTGCTGCGGGCCCTGGCCGGCAGCCATCCGTCCACGCACTATCACCCGACTCGCTGGGTGCAGATCGGCTCCATGGCCGGACCGGATATCACGTTGCCCGCCGGCCTGCTGCGGGGCACGGCGATCACGTTGTCCGGCATCGGTTTCGGCAGTGTCCCGCCCGACGTACTGGGCCGCGCCCGCACGGAGGCCCTGCCGCTGCTGCTGGACATGGTGGCCGACGGCCGGCTGCACCTGGGCACCACGGCCCGGCCGCTGGCGGAGGTGGCCGAAGTCTGGACCGCCGCCGAGCCGTCCGGTACCCGGGTGGTGCTGGTGCCGTAGCGGCTAGCCGAAGCGGCCGGAGATGTAGTCCTCGGTGGCCTTCTGCGTCGGGTTGGAGAAGATCTTCTCGGTGTCGTCGATCTCGATCAGCTTGCCGGGCTTACCCGTCGCCTCGAGGTTGAAGAACGCGGTCTGATCGCTGACCCGGGCGGCCTGCTGCATGTTGTGCGTGACGATCACGATGGTGAAGTCCTGCTTGAGTTCCGCGATCAGATCCTCGATGGCCAGCGTCGAGATCGGGTCCAGGGCCGAGCAGGGCTCGTCCATCAGCAGCACGTCGGGTTGCACGGCGATGGCCCGGGCGATACACAGCCGCTGCTGCTGACCGCCGGACAGGCCGCCACCGGGCTTGTCGAGGCGGTCCTTCACCTCGTTCCACAGGTTGGCGCCCTTGAGCGAGCGCTCGGCGACCTCGTCGAGGGTCTTCTTGTTGCGCACGCCCTGCAGCTTCAGGCCGGCCACCACATTGTCGCGAATCGACATGGTGGGGAACGGGTTCGGCCGCTGGAACACCATGCCGATGGTCTTGCGCACACCGACCGGGTCCACTCCGGCCCCGTAGATGTCCTCCCCGTCGAGCAGCACCGAGCCCTCGACACGGGCACCCGGAATGACCTCGTGCATGCGATTGAGGGTGCGCAGCACGGTCGACTTGCCGCAGCCGGACGGCCCGATGAAGGCCATCACGCTGCGCGGCTGCACCGACAGTGAGACGTTGGAGACCGCGTGGAACGCGCCGTAATAGATGTTGACGTCTTTGAGATCAAGCCGTTTTGCCATGACGAGCTCCTAAACCTACTAAACCTTCTTGGGGGCAAAGATTTTGGCGACGAACCGGGCGCCGATGTTGAGCACCGCGACCAGCAGGATCAGCGTGAGGGCCGCTCCCCAGAGCCGGTCGGTGGGCACCGGGTTGGCCCCCGCACCGGCGGAGATCTGGTCGTACATCATGCCGGGCAGCGAGCCCATGAAACCGCCGAACATGTCGAAGTTCATCGCCTGCGCGTACCCGACCAGGATGAGCAGCGGTGCCGTCTCACCCATCACCCGGGCCAGCGCCAGCATGATGCCGGTGACGATGCCCGACAGCGCCGTCGGGATGACGATGCGCATGATGGTCTTCCATTTCGGCACGCCCAGTGCGTAACTGGCCTCGCGCAGGTCCATCGGGACGATGCGCAGCATCTCCTCGGTGGCGCGCACGATCACCGGGATCATCAGCAGCACCAGCGCCAGCGACACGGCGAAACCGGATCGCTCGAACCCCAGCGTGGCCACCCAGAGCGCGTAGATGAACAGTGCCGCGACGATGGACGGCACACCGGTGAGGATGTCCACCATGAACGTGGTGACCCTGCCGAGCCGGGTGCCGCCGCCGTACTCGACCAGGTAGACCGCCACCAACACCCCGATCGGGATGGAG harbors:
- the pstB gene encoding phosphate ABC transporter ATP-binding protein PstB; its protein translation is MAKRLDLKDVNIYYGAFHAVSNVSLSVQPRSVMAFIGPSGCGKSTVLRTLNRMHEVIPGARVEGSVLLDGEDIYGAGVDPVGVRKTIGMVFQRPNPFPTMSIRDNVVAGLKLQGVRNKKTLDEVAERSLKGANLWNEVKDRLDKPGGGLSGGQQQRLCIARAIAVQPDVLLMDEPCSALDPISTLAIEDLIAELKQDFTIVIVTHNMQQAARVSDQTAFFNLEATGKPGKLIEIDDTEKIFSNPTQKATEDYISGRFG
- the pstA gene encoding phosphate ABC transporter permease PstA; this translates as MTSTLEQPVKAPVFQGVSARRKLTNNIATVLVTASVLVALVPLAWVLYSVVVKGFKAITSPVWFTNSQAGMTTFTAGGGVYHAIVGTLLQGLVCSLISIPIGVLVAVYLVEYGGGTRLGRVTTFMVDILTGVPSIVAALFIYALWVATLGFERSGFAVSLALVLLMIPVIVRATEEMLRIVPMDLREASYALGVPKWKTIMRIVIPTALSGIVTGIMLALARVMGETAPLLILVGYAQAMNFDMFGGFMGSLPGMMYDQISAGAGANPVPTDRLWGAALTLILLVAVLNIGARFVAKIFAPKKV
- a CDS encoding quinone oxidoreductase family protein, coding for MKAAVVTEWGQVPVYTEFAEPEAGDGTVVAAVEASALTNLTRGIVSGQHYASKEIQLPAIPGVDGVVRLPDGRRVYASVIGAHGLMAERAAINAEGTFEVPDGVDSVTAAAVPNPGMSAWMALQHGAALQPGQHVLVLGATGVTGATAVQVAKSLFGAGRVVVAGRDTARLDWLGTVGADEAIAMREEDLAARVAALHTERPFDAVLDYLWGEPAATVLRALAGSHPSTHYHPTRWVQIGSMAGPDITLPAGLLRGTAITLSGIGFGSVPPDVLGRARTEALPLLLDMVADGRLHLGTTARPLAEVAEVWTAAEPSGTRVVLVP
- a CDS encoding MarR family winged helix-turn-helix transcriptional regulator; translation: MKTKSALIDAVNTLVGAVGDKFDTGEDGDPERDFMVQRCPKRLEPVIRGLPTLSMHLLAAIADEPSSLVGLAARSGQLKGTVSKHVQRLVDAGLVQRSPVPGNRKEIQLGLTVDGKLLTAAHAELHDEMDRGVREFLQRYSNADLQVLEKVLRDLLAARKDGVRIVPGGERSDGEWPGRAQRRGMTPRG
- the phoU gene encoding phosphate signaling complex protein PhoU encodes the protein MRTAYHEQLDGLNDRLGEMCGLAGQAMERATQALLQADLVLAEQVITDHERITEVSKLAEEEAFVILALQAPVAGDLRAIVSSIQIVADVDRMGALALHVAKIARRRHPQHALPEEVNGYFAEMGRVAVELGNSAQEVLRTLDPQKAAQIREEDDAMDDLHRHLFSVLMDKEWKHGVTAAVDVTLLSRFYERFADHAVEVARRVIFQVTGQLPEDDDLAAR